One genomic segment of Chitinivibrio alkaliphilus ACht1 includes these proteins:
- a CDS encoding PEGA domain-containing protein, translated as DQEITDQEITEQEITEQEITEQEISDQEISDQEISDQEISEQEISEQEISEQEISEQEISEQEISEQEITEKQSHGVLIQASVDSAIVLLNRSRVGVTPYSADTTLPAGTYEIMILKEGYERFQKEIHLEEPGPLHLSANISQLVDEATVDTTKASEERVIKGEEKPDRDRTFQIVATSIFSAMVVLIIALELSEG; from the coding sequence CAGATCAGGAGATCACAGATCAGGAGATCACAGAACAGGAGATCACAGAACAGGAGATCACAGAACAGGAGATTTCAGATCAGGAGATTTCAGATCAGGAGATTTCAGATCAGGAGATTTCAGAACAGGAGATTTCAGAACAGGAGATTTCAGAACAGGAGATTTCAGAACAGGAGATTTCAGAACAGGAGATTTCAGAACAGGAGATTACTGAAAAACAGAGCCATGGCGTTTTAATACAGGCTTCGGTTGATTCTGCCATTGTCTTACTAAACCGAAGTAGAGTGGGCGTAACCCCCTATTCAGCAGACACGACCTTACCAGCAGGAACTTATGAAATAATGATACTAAAGGAAGGGTATGAACGATTTCAAAAAGAGATACACCTTGAAGAACCGGGGCCTCTTCATCTCTCTGCAAATATTTCGCAACTTGTGGATGAAGCAACAGTAGACACCACAAAAGCTAGTGAAGAGCGTGTTATAAAAGGCGAGGAAAAGCCTGACCGAGACAGAACCTTTCAGATTGTAGCAACAAGCATCTTCTCAGCCATGGTTGTTCTCATTATCGCCCTTGAGCTTTCGGAAGGATAA